Proteins from one Bacteriovorax sp. BAL6_X genomic window:
- a CDS encoding Ppx/GppA phosphatase family protein, which yields MSIARISTLFLLLLSLSCASHTESVKLETTNCHTKRAAIDLGSGSTKLVVGLVDTCRGMVEGILFEAQRAVPLKDQLQASDDNEFNEEMQNRLRDVFDEFKYLAKSEGANDIRAVATSAFRTADNGGDVADLLKEQTGVDLEIIAQEQEAKFAYSAALSKLKSMNVSQKPPIAIWDIGGGSMQITKPIDAKGEKTQVALLKVASVTFKNLVLKEFYPKGTKTPNPLKEERALKAMDLARVTAKDQLTDFGNLKDYQVYGVGGVHYFSIGGQFKKANRVYNQSTLLAKLLERAKLTDKEINSKYASTDVTNMALVLGFMQTLKVDEVKPIKVNMAHGLLINPAFWN from the coding sequence TTGTCTATCGCTAGAATCTCGACATTATTTTTACTTCTACTTAGCCTATCTTGTGCAAGTCATACAGAATCAGTAAAACTTGAGACAACAAATTGTCACACAAAGAGAGCGGCCATCGACCTTGGTTCAGGTTCGACTAAATTAGTTGTCGGACTTGTAGATACGTGCCGTGGTATGGTTGAGGGGATTCTTTTTGAGGCACAAAGAGCTGTTCCTCTTAAAGATCAGCTACAAGCATCAGATGACAATGAATTTAATGAAGAAATGCAAAATCGTCTAAGAGATGTTTTTGACGAGTTCAAGTACCTAGCAAAGAGTGAAGGTGCAAATGATATTAGAGCTGTGGCCACATCTGCATTCCGTACGGCGGACAATGGTGGTGATGTCGCTGATCTATTAAAAGAGCAAACGGGAGTTGACCTAGAGATTATCGCTCAAGAGCAAGAAGCAAAGTTTGCATATTCAGCAGCACTTTCAAAACTTAAGTCAATGAATGTTTCCCAAAAACCACCTATTGCAATTTGGGATATTGGTGGTGGAAGTATGCAAATCACTAAGCCAATTGATGCAAAAGGTGAAAAGACACAAGTTGCGCTTTTAAAAGTTGCATCAGTGACTTTTAAAAACCTCGTTCTTAAAGAGTTTTATCCAAAAGGTACAAAGACACCAAACCCGTTGAAGGAAGAGCGTGCTCTTAAGGCCATGGACCTTGCTAGAGTTACAGCAAAGGATCAACTTACTGACTTTGGAAATTTAAAAGATTATCAAGTATATGGCGTAGGTGGAGTTCACTATTTCAGCATCGGTGGTCAATTCAAAAAAGCAAATCGTGTCTACAATCAATCAACACTACTAGCAAAGCTTCTTGAAAGAGCAAAGCTTACTGACAAAGAAATTAACAGCAAGTATGCATCAACAGATGTAACAAATATGGCACTTGTTCTGGGCTTCATGCAAACGCTTAAGGTTGA